From a single Sphingobium lignivorans genomic region:
- a CDS encoding FecR family protein has product MSRARQTNLEAADWLIARQDGPLSPGEQSRFETWMAESDGNKAAYWRLEYGWEQADRIGALGPDTVDSEEELRPARWSRWWVPMAIAASIALVVGSWQFATQRASMTIGKPVPDTSAQSFTTPVGGKRLVGLEDGSRMQLNTQSKVRTAFTAARRQVWLDQGEAFFEVAHRKDQPFIVYAGDRQITVLGTKFSVWRDGGKVVVSVLEGRVRVDEMKDNRLMRSSIIVGGDIAMAEGAATLVTARSEDKVESALSWRTGMLTFDEKPLPAIAAEFNRYNERKLVLVGPSVAAIRITGTFPSDKPDAFARLLRDAYGIAIDERETEIRVSR; this is encoded by the coding sequence ATGAGCCGCGCCCGCCAGACGAACCTGGAGGCGGCCGACTGGCTGATCGCCCGGCAGGACGGGCCGCTGTCGCCGGGCGAACAGTCGCGGTTCGAGACCTGGATGGCTGAGTCCGATGGCAACAAGGCCGCCTATTGGCGTCTCGAATATGGCTGGGAGCAGGCAGACCGGATCGGCGCGCTCGGCCCGGACACTGTCGATTCAGAAGAAGAGCTGCGTCCTGCGCGATGGTCGCGTTGGTGGGTGCCCATGGCCATCGCCGCGTCGATCGCGCTGGTCGTAGGCAGCTGGCAATTTGCGACGCAAAGGGCGTCCATGACTATAGGCAAGCCCGTTCCGGACACCTCCGCCCAATCCTTTACGACGCCCGTGGGCGGCAAGCGCCTGGTCGGCCTGGAGGACGGGAGCCGCATGCAGCTCAACACCCAGTCGAAGGTCCGCACCGCGTTCACGGCTGCGCGCCGTCAGGTCTGGCTCGATCAGGGTGAAGCCTTTTTTGAGGTCGCGCACCGAAAGGACCAGCCCTTCATCGTCTATGCCGGTGATCGCCAGATTACCGTGCTCGGAACTAAATTCTCGGTGTGGCGCGATGGCGGCAAAGTGGTCGTGTCGGTGCTCGAAGGACGCGTGCGGGTCGATGAGATGAAGGACAATCGACTGATGCGATCTTCGATCATCGTCGGCGGCGACATCGCGATGGCGGAAGGCGCGGCGACGCTGGTGACGGCGCGCTCGGAAGACAAGGTGGAGAGCGCGCTCTCCTGGCGCACAGGCATGCTGACGTTCGACGAGAAGCCGCTGCCGGCCATCGCTGCGGAATTCAATCGCTACAATGAGAGAAAACTCGTTCTCGTTGGCCCGTCCGTAGCGGCGATCAGGATCACGGGGACCTTCCCATCGGACAAGCCCGATGCCTTCGCGCGGTTGCTCCGCGATGCCTATGGCATCGCCATCGATGAACGCGAGACTGAAATTCGCGTGTCCCGCTGA